The Posidoniimonas polymericola genome has a segment encoding these proteins:
- a CDS encoding succinate dehydrogenase cytochrome b558 subunit produces MADSSLSFLQRHEFLIRRLHSLSGLIPVGAFMCVHLLVNASVLNSAETFQNNVYLIHSGDKLLPLVEWTFIFLPILFHAVVGVVIIKGGLPNNSNYRYGANWRYAMQRATGMIAFVFIMAHVFHTHGWFHFDAWRDMAKSLGGAAFAPFNAASTLKVAMSGVVVPVLYAIGVLSCVFHLANGIWTMGITWGAWTTPKAQSRALVICSGFGVLLAVVGMSALWGATNPATASGDTSVEAIRESEDRMYEARVEAGSIMPNEHKRYHDPTADAGEAEDH; encoded by the coding sequence GTGGCTGATTCTTCGTTGTCGTTTCTCCAGCGCCATGAGTTCCTCATCCGCCGGCTGCACTCGCTCTCGGGCCTGATCCCGGTCGGCGCCTTCATGTGCGTGCACCTGCTGGTGAACGCCAGCGTGCTGAACAGCGCCGAGACCTTCCAGAACAACGTCTACCTGATCCACTCGGGCGACAAGCTGCTGCCGCTGGTGGAGTGGACCTTCATCTTCTTGCCGATCCTGTTCCACGCGGTGGTCGGCGTGGTCATTATCAAGGGCGGGCTGCCGAACAACAGCAACTACCGCTACGGCGCCAACTGGCGGTACGCCATGCAGCGGGCGACCGGCATGATCGCCTTTGTGTTCATCATGGCGCACGTGTTCCACACCCACGGCTGGTTCCATTTCGACGCTTGGCGCGACATGGCCAAGTCGCTGGGCGGGGCCGCGTTCGCACCGTTCAATGCCGCCAGCACGCTGAAGGTCGCGATGAGCGGCGTGGTCGTGCCGGTGCTGTACGCCATCGGCGTGCTCTCCTGTGTGTTCCACCTGGCCAACGGCATCTGGACCATGGGCATCACCTGGGGCGCGTGGACCACGCCCAAGGCGCAGAGCCGGGCCCTGGTCATCTGCTCCGGGTTTGGCGTGCTGCTGGCGGTGGTCGGCATGAGTGCCCTGTGGGGCGCGACAAACCCCGCGACCGCGTCCGGCGACACCTCGGTCGAGGCGATCCGCGAGTCCGAGGACCGCATGTACGAGGCCCGCGTCGAGGCCGGCTCGATCATGCCCAACGAGCACAAACGCTACCACGATCCAACCGCCGACGCAGGCGAAGCGGAAGATCACTAA
- the sdhA gene encoding succinate dehydrogenase flavoprotein subunit, whose product MSQQRVLVVGGGLAGLAATMKMAEQGIHVDLMSLTPVKRSHSVCAQGGINSVNDLTRQQGDDEWLHLDDTVYGGDFLQHQPPVKEMAYWAPRIINLLDRLGVPFNRTEEGFRDQRRFGGTLYKRTAFAGATTGQQLLYALDEQVRRWEVEGLVTKYEGWDFLRPVVDADGQCRGAVAQNLVTMEIRSFRADAVILASGGCGLIYGRSTMSMACNGSAVSRALRHGARYANGEFIQVHPTAIPGADKLRLMSESARGEGGRVWVPRKPQDPRAPRDIPDADRYYFLEERYPTYGNLVPRDIATREIFNVCVNEGLSVESDKQCVYLDLTHIERSELDRKLGGILNIYEKFTGENPRDTPMKIFPGVHYSMGGLWADYARTADGGLDPGNPINQQTNVPGLYAIGECDYQYHGGNRLGANSLLSCIFTGLFVGPGIETHLNSLKASAGDEQYDSLLKSAAAEETATEKAMISDSKPGGENPYLIHQELGQEMTKAATVVRDNDQLTGALAKVNELCERANNCSLSDTGAWTNQNITYTRALRDMFPVAKAILKGALARDECRGAHFKPAFTMPGIEADDPAERRRQAEAWCDAFEQKNDKWLKSTIATFDANGEPTLSYEDVDTSLIPPRPRLYGLVGAEVIEEVWKERQRAKDDAKQPAGV is encoded by the coding sequence ATGTCACAGCAACGCGTTCTAGTCGTCGGCGGTGGACTCGCCGGTCTCGCGGCCACGATGAAGATGGCCGAGCAGGGCATCCACGTCGACCTGATGAGCCTGACTCCGGTCAAGCGCTCGCACAGCGTCTGCGCACAGGGCGGCATCAACAGCGTCAACGACCTCACCCGCCAGCAGGGCGACGACGAGTGGCTCCACCTGGACGACACCGTCTACGGCGGCGACTTCCTGCAGCACCAGCCGCCGGTCAAGGAGATGGCCTACTGGGCGCCGCGGATCATCAACCTGCTGGACCGCCTGGGCGTGCCGTTCAACCGCACCGAAGAGGGCTTCCGCGACCAGCGCCGCTTCGGCGGCACCCTGTACAAGCGGACCGCCTTTGCCGGCGCCACGACCGGCCAGCAGCTGCTCTACGCGCTTGACGAGCAGGTCCGCCGCTGGGAGGTCGAGGGCCTGGTCACCAAGTACGAGGGCTGGGACTTCCTCCGCCCCGTGGTCGACGCCGACGGTCAGTGCCGCGGCGCGGTCGCGCAGAACCTGGTCACGATGGAGATCCGTTCATTCCGCGCCGACGCGGTGATCCTGGCCTCCGGGGGCTGCGGCCTGATCTACGGCCGCAGCACGATGAGCATGGCCTGCAACGGCAGCGCCGTGAGCCGCGCCCTGCGGCACGGCGCCCGCTACGCCAACGGCGAGTTCATCCAGGTGCACCCCACCGCCATCCCCGGAGCCGACAAGCTGCGGCTGATGAGCGAGTCGGCCCGCGGCGAGGGGGGACGCGTCTGGGTGCCCCGCAAGCCGCAGGACCCCCGAGCGCCGCGTGACATCCCCGACGCCGACCGCTACTACTTCCTCGAGGAGCGGTACCCGACCTACGGCAACCTGGTGCCGCGCGACATCGCCACCCGCGAGATCTTCAACGTCTGCGTCAACGAGGGCCTGAGCGTCGAGTCCGACAAGCAGTGCGTCTACCTCGACCTGACGCACATCGAGCGGAGCGAGCTCGACCGCAAGCTGGGCGGCATCCTCAACATCTACGAGAAGTTCACCGGCGAGAACCCGCGCGACACGCCGATGAAGATCTTCCCCGGCGTGCACTACTCGATGGGCGGCCTGTGGGCCGACTACGCCCGCACCGCCGACGGCGGCCTCGACCCGGGCAACCCGATCAACCAGCAGACCAACGTCCCCGGCCTGTACGCGATCGGCGAGTGCGACTACCAGTACCACGGCGGCAACCGCCTGGGCGCCAACTCGCTCTTGTCGTGCATCTTCACCGGCCTGTTCGTCGGCCCCGGCATCGAGACCCACCTCAACTCGCTCAAGGCCTCGGCCGGCGACGAGCAGTACGACTCGCTGCTCAAGAGCGCCGCCGCGGAGGAAACCGCCACCGAGAAGGCGATGATCTCCGACAGCAAGCCGGGCGGCGAGAACCCCTACCTGATCCACCAGGAGCTGGGGCAAGAGATGACCAAGGCCGCCACCGTCGTCCGCGACAACGACCAGCTCACCGGCGCCCTCGCCAAGGTGAACGAGCTGTGCGAGCGGGCGAACAACTGCTCGCTGTCCGACACCGGCGCCTGGACCAACCAGAACATCACCTACACCCGCGCCCTGCGGGACATGTTCCCGGTGGCCAAGGCGATCCTCAAGGGCGCGCTGGCCCGCGACGAGTGCCGCGGCGCGCACTTCAAGCCCGCCTTCACCATGCCCGGCATCGAGGCCGACGACCCGGCCGAGCGCCGCCGCCAGGCCGAGGCCTGGTGCGACGCCTTCGAGCAGAAGAACGACAAGTGGCTCAAGTCCACCATCGCCACGTTCGACGCCAACGGCGAGCCGACCCTCAGCTACGAGGACGTCGACACGTCGCTCATCCCGCCCCGCCCCCGCCTGTACGGCCTGGTCGGCGCCGAGGTGATCGAGGAGGTGTGGAAGGAACGCCAGCGGGCCAAGGACGACGCCAAGCAACCCGCCGGGGTGTAG